In Calditrichota bacterium, the DNA window GAAAAAAATCAACTATCTTGACAAAATTCAATCATCGCCTTCGTTGACTGAAATCCAAAATCGTCCGCGAAGGCCCGTGAGCGTTGTGCTTGACAATATTCGCAGTTTGCACAATGTGGGTTCCATTTTCCGCACCTCTGATGCCGCCGGAGCGGAAAAATTGTACCTCTGCGGCATCACAGGAACGCCTCCCCGGGCGGAAATCCAAAAAGCAGCGTTGGGTTCGGAAAAAAGCGTGCCCTGGGAATATGTACCTTTTGCGGAACAGGCAGTGCGCGCGCTCAAAGCGCAGGGATACCAAATTGTAGCGTTGGAACACACGGACGCGCCCCTCGATTTTTCTCGAGTTGAATACAATTTTCCCTTGTGTCTGGTGATTGGCCATGAAATTACCGGCGTGTCCGACGAAGTCATTGCCTTAGCAGATTTGGCGGTGGAAATTCCCATGTTCGGAATAAAACAATCGCTCAACGTCTCCGTTGCCTACGGCGTTGCCATTTATGAAATCGTGAAACATTTGAAATAAGGCAAAATTTCTCGCGCTTCAAAATTCCTCACCATCATCCTCTCTGTCAATGAAAAGATCAGGTCCCTCAATTTTTCGTTTCACTCTCACGCCTGCCCCGAGCAGCAAAATACCAATCGGGACGGTGAACCAGAGCAGTTTCATTTTTTCGGCGCGTTCCTTTTCAAAAAAGCTGCTGATAGCGTCATCGACCGCAGCCGTGGAATCGATCTCCCCCTTTTCGCCGGTAAGATTAACAACGGCGCCGTCCGGTGTTGTGAGTACCGGAGATGAAGAAATGAAATAATACGCCAAGCTTAAAATGATGACGAAAATTCCTGCCAAGTAAAAAAACTCATATTTTTTCATCTCTTTCCTCATTTTCGCGCAGGTCGACGTAGCGCTCCGTCGCCTGAACCGAAACAATCTCCCCAAAATAAATGCGATGGTAATCCTTCAGCGGATAATTTTTTTCAATACCTTTATCCCAAAAATGGCTCGGATCAAAATCCTGCCAGTAAATTTTCCGACATTCAATGACCAACTCCGCCTCGGCGAAAGTCGGCGCCGCCACTTTTTTTGACTCAATCGGCGTCAGACCGGCTTCTTTGATTTTGTCGCCGTCTCGTCCTGATTTTGTGCCCAGCAACGAAAGCGCGTTGCGGTATTTTTCGGGAAATGCCGTTAGCGTGAATGTGTCAAACTTTTCCATGAATTCAAACGTGTGACGCGTGGGACGAACGACCACTTGCGCAAACGGCTTATTCCACATCTCGCCGAAACTGCCCCAGGCAACGGTCATGGTGTTAAATTTTCCGGTTTTAAAATCGCCGCTCGTCAGCAAAAGCCACTGATTCGCCCAGATGTCGATCGGCGGAAGCAAGAGTTTCTTGGGAATTATTTCACTACGGTCGATGGTAAATCTCCTCATTTTTTTCAAATAATCAAAAAATCCCCGCAAACCAAAAAACTTGATTTGCAGGGGCGTTTTCGTTCTATTTTGTTTTTGTTACTTGCGTAAATTTCGCCAACGTATCCAGCAGACGCTGCCCTCGCAACTCACCTTCCAAAGCAACGATGACGCCCTGAGGATTCACTAAAATCGGTCTGGGAATCGCCATGACTTCAAAAATTTTAGCGACTTCTTTGTTCGGATCTTCGTTCAAATAAGCGTTAATCCAGGGCATTTTCCACTTTTTCGCCCGAAACTCGGCAATTTTTTCCTTTTGAAAATCCAGCGACAGGCTGATGAATTGCACTTTGTCTTTGAATTGCTCGTACGCTTTGTGCAAATTTTCCATTTCGCCGACACAGGGACCGCACCAGGTCGCCCAGAAATCCAACAAATAATATTTTCCCAAAAGGGATTTGGCGGAAATTTTTTCCTGACTGTTCAAAAGTTGCACCTCAAAATCAGGCACTTTTGCGCCAACCCTAATTTTTTTGTTGGGGTCAAGCTTCCTGAGCGTGAACTCAACGTCCCTGATATCGCCATATTTTTCTTTTAATTCAGCGTAGTATCTTTTAACCTTTTCCTTCTCGCCTTTGTAATCTGCCATCAGTGCTAAACTGGACAGCGCAGTCGCTCTCACTTTTCGGATGGGATTTCGCTCTTTCAATTGCTCCAAAACTTGCGGCAAATAATCTCCGCCGCGATAGATCATCATGGGCAAATTGCTATTCATCGCCCATAACGGAGACTCGTAAGGCAACATTTTCCCCACTTTGGCAAGTGTGGTTGTGTCAACATCCGCCCGGTACATTAAAAGTGTAGCCAGCTCACACCCGGCAAATTGTCGCACCAAAAGAGGCGCGTCACTCTCTAATTTTTGTTTCAGAATTTCAATTACGGGATTCCAGTCGTACTTGTAACTCTTGATGTCTTCATGCGTTTTGCGGTATTCGCCCATTCCAGCGAGGTATTTTTTCCCGTTTTCGCTCACAAGGCTCTGCATCGCCCACATTTCCTGAAAATCCTTGTTATTTTCAAAAGTCACTTCAACGAGATTCTTCTCTGCAGGAATT includes these proteins:
- a CDS encoding RNA methyltransferase, translating into MKKINYLDKIQSSPSLTEIQNRPRRPVSVVLDNIRSLHNVGSIFRTSDAAGAEKLYLCGITGTPPRAEIQKAALGSEKSVPWEYVPFAEQAVRALKAQGYQIVALEHTDAPLDFSRVEYNFPLCLVIGHEITGVSDEVIALADLAVEIPMFGIKQSLNVSVAYGVAIYEIVKHLK
- a CDS encoding flavin reductase family protein; this translates as MRRFTIDRSEIIPKKLLLPPIDIWANQWLLLTSGDFKTGKFNTMTVAWGSFGEMWNKPFAQVVVRPTRHTFEFMEKFDTFTLTAFPEKYRNALSLLGTKSGRDGDKIKEAGLTPIESKKVAAPTFAEAELVIECRKIYWQDFDPSHFWDKGIEKNYPLKDYHRIYFGEIVSVQATERYVDLRENEERDEKI
- a CDS encoding redoxin domain-containing protein, giving the protein MKFSRLLIVFLLFPLLLFSQVKINGKVIGADGKPPVLAHVHLKNIDLNVGDVLKTEKVNPDGSFEITADEVGAYYLLFTAANHDYAMVPLIVEGKMEPVRLTIKLATLPYKEKFDEVKITGDWNDFSFKNPETMTPQSDGTFIYERDVEADTLAYQLLGLTKSPRSVNGTQSDRYVYDGGGDYRSIVKINGGKARIKFDPEKIMQIPAEKNLVEVTFENNKDFQEMWAMQSLVSENGKKYLAGMGEYRKTHEDIKSYKYDWNPVIEILKQKLESDAPLLVRQFAGCELATLLMYRADVDTTTLAKVGKMLPYESPLWAMNSNLPMMIYRGGDYLPQVLEQLKERNPIRKVRATALSSLALMADYKGEKEKVKRYYAELKEKYGDIRDVEFTLRKLDPNKKIRVGAKVPDFEVQLLNSQEKISAKSLLGKYYLLDFWATWCGPCVGEMENLHKAYEQFKDKVQFISLSLDFQKEKIAEFRAKKWKMPWINAYLNEDPNKEVAKIFEVMAIPRPILVNPQGVIVALEGELRGQRLLDTLAKFTQVTKTK